A stretch of Zootoca vivipara chromosome 13, rZooViv1.1, whole genome shotgun sequence DNA encodes these proteins:
- the LOC118094143 gene encoding zinc-binding protein A33: protein MAAPTGVEQFAEDLICSICLELFQDPVMLECGHNYCQPCIARYWAEVPGGGGGSSSSSSSSSSSSSDGEDAPLPTCPECRREIPGGKFTANRVLGQLARKTLETLSARASDDDAEPDGLLDDEVQGELLFCADDGCLVRALQPDHWGHQCIPLDGAVERYKEVLTAAQAMLESRAQAAKTLQEQSAQKFPEISAQRLRLEQHLSAQFTELHQWLQEKEAAMRREIRREEELLLSELERNQRNGQEQVRAAEEQVAKIQARLEEQLDPEAFLKDIKAFTEKYCPSDDKGSTLPVVAREFSLGQFKGPIQYMVWKEMLPALRPSPCQITLDPATNHPNLVLSKDLDSVRLEDNPEDEVPDGPERFSKCVCVLGAQGFTSGRHYWEVEVRNKTSWDIGVAKESVNRKEAKVKVKPSNGFWAIWLRNGSEYKALESPPKLLSLKAKPQKVGVYLDYEAGQVSFYDADTMLHIYTFSDIFSERLYPMFSPGVNKDGLNGEALHLLSPRA, encoded by the exons ATGGCGGCCCCGACGGGAGTGGAGCAATTTGCCGAGGACCTGATCTGCTCCATCTGCCTGGAGCTCTTCCAGGACCCCGTGATGCTGGAATGCGGGCACAACTATTGCCAGCCTTGCATCGCCCGCTACTGGGCAGAGGTgccaggcggcggcgggggaagcagcagtagtagcagcagcagcagcagcagcagcagcgacggcGAGGACGCGCCTCTGCCCACATGCCCGGAGTGCCGCCGGGAGATCCCGGGGGGCAAATTCACGGCCAACCGCGTCCTGGGCCAGCTGGCACGGAAGACCCTGGAGACCCTGTCCGCCCGGGCGAGCGACGATGATGCCGAGCCCGACGGGCTGCTGGACGACGAAGTGCAGGGCGAGCTGCTCTTCTGCGCTGACGACGGCTGCCTGGTGAGGGCGCTGCAGCCGGATCACTGGGGGCACCAGTGCATCCCTTTGGACGGGGCTGTGGAGCGCTACAAG GAGGTCCTAACAGctgctcaggcgatgctggaatCCAGAGCCCAAGCGGCGAAAACGCTGCAAGAGCAGAGCGCCCAGAAATTTCCGGAAATCTCT GCCCAGCGCCTCCGCCTGGAGCAGCATCTCTCCGCCCAGTTCACGGAGCTCCACCAGTGGCTTCAGGAGAAGGAGGCAGCGATGAGGAGGGAGATCCGGCGCGAGGAAGAGCTCCTCCTCAGCGAGCTGGAAAGGAACCAGCGCAACGGGCAGGAGCAAGTCCGCGCGGCTGAGGAACAAGTGGCGAAGATCCAGGCCCGCCTGGAGGAGCAGCTGGACCCCGAAGCCTTCCTTAAG gacATTAAAGCCTTCACAGAAAA ATATTGCCCTAGTGATGACAAAGGATCCACACTGCCTGTGGTCGCCCGTGAGTTCAGCCTGGGCCAGTTTAAGGGCCCCATTCAGTACATGGTGTGGAAGGAGATGCTGCCAGCTCTGAGACCTT CTCCCTGTCAAATCACCTTGGATCCTGCCACCAACCACCCCAACCTTGTGCTCTCCAAGGACCTTGATAGCGTTCGTCTTGAAGACAACCCTGAGGACGAGGTCCCTGATGGGCCTGAGAGGttcagcaagtgtgtgtgtgtgctgggcgcTCAGGGATTTACCTCAGGACGCCATTACTGGGAAGTAGAGGTGAGGAATAAAACCAGCTGGGACATTGGCGTGGCCAAGGAGTCCGTCAACAGGAAGGAAGCCAAAGTGAAAGTCAAGCCCAGCAATGGATTCTGGGCCATCTGGCTGAGGAACGGTAGTGAATACAAGGCCCTCGAGTCTCCCCCCAAGTTGCTGTCCCTCAAGGCCAAGCCCCAGAAAGTCGGGGTCTACCTGGACTACGAAGCGGGGCAGGTCTCCTTCTACGATGCCGACACCATGCTCCACATCTACACCTTTTCGGACATCTTCTCCGAGCGCCTCTACCCCATGTTCAGCCCTGGAGTCAACAAAGACGGGCTCAACGGCGAAGCCCTCCACCTCCTGTCCCCGCGGGCATAG